In Pseudomonas nunensis, a single window of DNA contains:
- a CDS encoding sigma-54 interaction domain-containing protein: MFTQVPQPLVYAEALLAQFASLSRAADGAALLGDFVRGLAELSGCELTQLYLLDATHTCLGMNAECLNGILQPREAESLPADFNGEQLLQFALCQNRVVCLGELSGSLHETSFLPPQLKPWQSLLCVPLVNQQKAVEGLLLCASHRHIDLQGFADSLGQLGSFVLGQLHLLQRLRRPVGQSLPTPASVPSVSGYGLIGKSSAMRQTYSLISKVLHSPYTVLLRGETGTGKEVVARAIHDCGPRRSQAFIVQNCAAFPENLLESELFGYRKGAFTGADRDRAGLFDAANGGTLLLDEIGDMPLSLQAKLLRVLQEGEIRPLGSNDTHKIDVRIIAATHRDLAVLVSEGKFREDLYYRLAQFPIELPALRQREGDILDLARHFAEKACSFLQRDAVRWSDAALDHLAGYNYPGNVRELKGLVERAVLLCEGGELLAEHFSLRMEAMPEDTSGLNLRERLEQVERSLLVDCLRKNDGNQTLAARELGLPRRTLLYRLGRLNINLGDFDG; this comes from the coding sequence ATGTTCACTCAAGTGCCGCAACCACTGGTCTACGCCGAAGCCTTGCTGGCGCAATTCGCCAGCCTGTCGCGGGCGGCGGACGGTGCTGCGCTGCTGGGTGACTTCGTGCGCGGCCTGGCCGAACTCAGCGGTTGCGAGTTGACACAGTTGTACCTGCTGGACGCGACTCACACGTGCCTGGGAATGAACGCCGAGTGCCTCAACGGCATCCTGCAACCCCGGGAAGCGGAGAGCCTGCCGGCGGATTTCAACGGTGAACAACTGCTGCAGTTTGCCTTGTGCCAGAACCGCGTGGTGTGCCTCGGTGAATTGAGCGGAAGCCTGCACGAAACCAGTTTCCTGCCGCCCCAGCTAAAGCCCTGGCAATCGCTGCTGTGCGTGCCACTGGTCAATCAGCAGAAGGCCGTCGAAGGCTTGTTGCTGTGCGCGAGCCACCGGCATATCGACTTGCAAGGCTTTGCTGATTCCCTCGGGCAACTGGGGTCGTTCGTGCTTGGCCAATTGCATCTGCTGCAACGGTTGCGCCGGCCGGTGGGCCAGTCATTACCGACACCGGCCAGCGTCCCGAGCGTCAGTGGCTATGGGCTGATCGGCAAGAGTTCGGCGATGCGCCAGACGTATTCGCTGATCAGCAAAGTCCTGCACAGCCCGTACACCGTGCTGCTGCGCGGCGAAACCGGCACCGGCAAGGAAGTCGTGGCCCGGGCGATTCACGATTGTGGCCCGCGCCGCTCCCAGGCGTTCATCGTGCAAAACTGCGCGGCGTTCCCCGAGAACCTGCTGGAAAGCGAACTGTTCGGCTATCGCAAAGGCGCCTTCACCGGCGCGGATCGCGACCGTGCCGGGCTGTTCGATGCGGCCAATGGCGGCACCTTGTTGCTCGATGAAATCGGCGACATGCCGTTGTCCCTGCAAGCCAAGCTGTTGCGGGTGTTGCAAGAAGGCGAGATCCGCCCGTTGGGTTCCAACGACACGCACAAGATCGACGTGCGCATCATCGCCGCGACGCACCGGGATTTGGCGGTGCTGGTCAGCGAAGGCAAATTCCGCGAGGACTTGTACTACCGCCTCGCGCAGTTCCCGATCGAGTTGCCGGCCCTGCGCCAGCGCGAAGGCGACATCCTCGACCTGGCCCGGCACTTCGCGGAAAAGGCTTGCTCGTTCTTGCAACGGGACGCGGTGCGTTGGTCCGACGCGGCGCTGGATCACCTGGCCGGCTACAACTACCCCGGCAACGTACGGGAACTCAAAGGCCTGGTCGAACGCGCAGTGCTGTTGTGCGAGGGCGGTGAGTTACTGGCCGAGCATTTTTCCCTCCGCATGGAAGCCATGCCGGAAGACACCAGCGGCCTGAATCTGCGCGAACGCCTCGAGCAAGTCGAACGCAGCCTGCTGGTCGATTGCCTGCGCAAAAACGACGGCAACCAGACCCTCGCCGCCCGCGAACTCGGGCTGCCACGCCGCACCCTGCTGTACCGCCTCGGGCGCCTGAATATCAATTTGGGTGATTTCGATGGCTGA
- the tagH gene encoding type VI secretion system-associated FHA domain protein TagH, whose translation MELVFEMLNTKQFVPTDLCQKTFKQAGGVIGRGEDCDWIIPDRKRHLSNHHALISYREGTFYLTDTSSNGIQDSESGARLRKGEAMRIEHGSVYVLGDFEIRARLVRDPATFDVEVGRPQAAGSIIPDDAFLDLDPLNALDQQERVYSEIDELISPRAAPEDTRQRADYARIDMESLMVPELIEAPAEPAPAPPPKAVERQSEGFWEHFGAALGVDLKGLDHDAREALALNAARLLKQSVGGLQQSLRTRSELKNELRLAQTIVQGTNKNPLRFAVDAGEALGILLQPNKPGQLPAEQAIARSFRDLQAHQVALLTASRAAVRGTLEHFSPEQLTLRFERDNKPILATSGSRWRAYGRYHQALRQDDDWSERLLARDFAQAYEEQIRLISSLHNDHQG comes from the coding sequence ATGGAACTGGTTTTCGAAATGCTGAACACCAAGCAGTTCGTGCCCACGGATTTGTGCCAGAAGACCTTCAAACAGGCTGGCGGCGTGATTGGCCGGGGTGAGGATTGCGACTGGATCATTCCGGACCGCAAGCGTCACCTGTCCAACCACCACGCGTTGATCAGCTACCGCGAAGGCACGTTTTACCTGACCGATACCAGCAGCAACGGTATCCAGGACAGCGAAAGCGGCGCGCGCCTGCGCAAGGGCGAAGCCATGCGTATCGAACACGGCAGCGTGTACGTGCTGGGTGACTTCGAGATTCGTGCGCGACTGGTGCGCGACCCGGCGACCTTCGACGTCGAAGTCGGCCGTCCGCAGGCGGCGGGCAGCATCATTCCTGATGATGCGTTCCTCGACCTCGACCCGCTGAACGCCCTCGATCAGCAAGAGCGCGTGTACTCGGAAATCGACGAGTTGATCTCCCCGCGCGCGGCGCCTGAAGACACCCGTCAACGCGCCGACTACGCACGCATCGACATGGAAAGCCTGATGGTCCCGGAGCTGATCGAAGCCCCGGCCGAACCTGCGCCAGCGCCGCCGCCGAAAGCCGTCGAGCGTCAGAGCGAAGGCTTCTGGGAGCACTTCGGTGCCGCCCTCGGCGTAGACCTCAAAGGCCTCGACCACGACGCCCGCGAAGCCCTGGCACTGAACGCCGCGCGCCTGCTCAAGCAAAGCGTCGGCGGTTTGCAGCAGAGCCTGCGCACCCGCAGCGAGTTGAAAAACGAACTGCGCCTGGCCCAAACGATCGTTCAGGGCACCAACAAAAACCCGCTGCGCTTTGCGGTGGATGCTGGTGAAGCGCTGGGCATTTTGCTGCAGCCGAACAAGCCGGGGCAGTTGCCGGCGGAGCAGGCAATCGCCCGTTCGTTCCGCGATTTGCAGGCGCACCAAGTGGCCTTGCTGACCGCCAGCCGCGCTGCGGTTCGCGGCACGCTGGAGCACTTTTCGCCCGAGCAATTGACCTTGCGTTTCGAGCGCGACAACAAGCCGATCCTGGCCACTTCCGGCAGCCGCTGGAGAGCCTACGGCCGTTATCACCAGGCCCTGCGTCAGGACGATGACTGGAGCGAGCGCCTGCTGGCCCGCGACTTCGCCCAGGCCTACGAAGAACAGATCCGCCTGATTTCCTCCCTTCACAACGACCACCAAGGATGA
- the tssJ gene encoding type VI secretion system lipoprotein TssJ gives MSRCSTAFFKTLTALTALVLLAGCSSLSPYSHVTKLNLKLTASDQLNPDLNGRPSPIVVRLFELKHPVAFENADFFSLYERAKESLAPDMVATEELELRPGETVELKLSVEEGSRYVGVLAAYRDLPETKWRYTVQVTPVEVTEADLTLDQSGIRNTNETLAKAVD, from the coding sequence ATGTCTCGCTGCTCGACCGCTTTTTTCAAGACGCTGACAGCGCTCACAGCCCTGGTGCTGCTGGCTGGCTGCTCGTCGCTGTCGCCGTACTCCCATGTGACAAAACTCAACCTGAAGCTGACCGCCAGCGATCAACTGAACCCGGACCTTAACGGTCGTCCGTCGCCAATCGTCGTGCGCCTGTTCGAACTCAAGCACCCGGTGGCCTTCGAGAACGCTGACTTCTTCAGCCTGTACGAGCGCGCCAAGGAATCCCTGGCCCCGGACATGGTAGCCACCGAAGAACTGGAGCTGCGTCCGGGCGAAACCGTCGAGCTCAAGCTCAGCGTGGAGGAGGGCAGCCGCTACGTTGGCGTCCTCGCCGCCTACCGCGACCTGCCGGAAACCAAGTGGCGCTACACGGTGCAAGTCACCCCGGTGGAAGTCACCGAGGCTGACCTGACACTCGACCAGTCCGGCATCCGCAACACCAATGAAACGCTCGCCAAGGCGGTTGACTGA
- the tssK gene encoding type VI secretion system baseplate subunit TssK, whose protein sequence is MNSHKVIWQEGMLLRPQHFQHNDRYYEHQMKTRTQLLGSYTWGFLNLDIDLQFLNMGKLVISQASGILPDGSLFELGGNTEPLALDVPPNTGNTPIYLALPLVTGNHIEARRPEQSDVLARYTAYESEVADSNAGDDSSSQVSCARPDFKLLLGEQQSDQAYVKLKICEVLDTTPDGVISLDPDFVPTYIQAHSSSYLLSCLKEVISMLGHRGDTIADRIRSNGKVGGAEVGDFMMLQLINRTELLLRHYLGLEQVHPEELYRTLLTMLGDLATFSSDSKRPRLDSRYQHSDQGASFRKLMEAIRQVLSMVLEQHAIELVLQARQYGIIVSPLHDHKLLGSASFVLAASANCDSEELRHRLPAHLKVGPVERIRQLVNLHLPGIKVKPLPVAPRQIAFHSNKTYFILELSSEDLAQLERSGGFAFHVSGEFAELELKFWAIRN, encoded by the coding sequence ATGAACTCCCATAAAGTCATTTGGCAGGAAGGCATGCTGCTGCGTCCGCAGCACTTCCAGCACAACGATCGCTACTACGAACACCAGATGAAGACCCGCACCCAGTTGCTGGGCAGCTACACCTGGGGCTTCCTGAACCTGGACATCGACTTGCAGTTCCTCAATATGGGCAAACTGGTGATCAGCCAGGCCTCGGGGATTTTGCCGGACGGCAGCCTGTTCGAACTGGGCGGCAACACCGAGCCATTGGCCCTGGACGTACCGCCGAACACCGGCAATACGCCAATCTACCTGGCGCTGCCGCTGGTCACGGGCAACCACATCGAAGCCCGTCGCCCGGAGCAATCCGACGTGCTGGCGCGCTACACCGCGTATGAATCGGAAGTCGCTGACTCCAACGCGGGCGATGATTCGTCCAGCCAGGTCAGCTGCGCGCGCCCGGACTTCAAACTGTTGCTCGGCGAGCAGCAGAGCGACCAGGCCTACGTGAAGCTGAAGATCTGCGAAGTGCTCGACACCACGCCGGACGGCGTGATCAGCCTCGACCCGGACTTCGTGCCGACCTACATCCAGGCGCATTCCTCCAGCTATTTGCTGTCGTGCCTCAAGGAAGTGATCAGCATGCTCGGCCACCGGGGCGATACGATCGCCGACCGGATCCGTTCCAACGGCAAGGTCGGTGGCGCGGAAGTCGGCGACTTCATGATGCTGCAACTGATCAACCGCACCGAACTGCTGCTGCGTCACTACCTCGGCCTGGAGCAGGTTCACCCGGAAGAGTTGTACCGCACGCTGCTGACCATGCTCGGTGATTTGGCGACGTTCTCCAGCGACAGCAAACGCCCGCGCCTGGACAGCCGTTATCAGCACAGCGATCAGGGCGCGAGCTTCCGCAAACTGATGGAAGCGATTCGTCAGGTGCTGTCGATGGTGCTCGAACAGCACGCCATCGAACTGGTGCTGCAGGCGCGTCAGTACGGGATCATCGTGTCGCCGTTGCACGACCACAAACTGCTGGGCTCGGCCTCGTTCGTGCTCGCGGCCAGTGCCAACTGCGATTCCGAAGAACTGCGCCACCGCTTGCCGGCGCACCTCAAGGTCGGCCCGGTGGAGCGCATCCGCCAACTGGTCAACCTGCATCTGCCTGGCATCAAGGTCAAACCGTTGCCGGTGGCCCCGCGGCAGATCGCGTTCCACTCCAACAAAACCTATTTCATCCTCGAACTCAGTTCCGAAGACCTGGCACAACTCGAGCGCTCCGGCGGCTTCGCGTTCCATGTGTCCGGCGAATTTGCCGAGCTTGAACTGAAATTCTGGGCCATCAGGAACTGA
- the icmH gene encoding type IVB secretion system protein IcmH/DotU, which produces MIKDTEYNQDDKTVLLDRQGHGPAQSPLTDFAAPPRFEQLEERMIYAARLRPAEAFNISLNSLVAAGSDLLSEVVRLKHSDTREDMYALNERLTSALKLFEVRALHNGAESSQVMAARYVLCTVVDEAVVTTPWGNESEWSQMSLLSSFHNETFGGEKFFQLLDRLSKNPVKHLPMLELMYLCLSLGFEGKYRVQARGMLELEGIRDALYRQIRQLRGDVPRELSPHWEGLNDQRRSLVRIVPAWMVVLFTLVCLVVMYSGFAWVLGEQRETVLQPYQQLDPAAVQPQSQP; this is translated from the coding sequence ATGATCAAGGACACGGAATACAACCAGGACGACAAAACCGTCCTGCTCGACCGCCAGGGCCACGGCCCGGCGCAGAGTCCACTGACAGACTTCGCTGCACCGCCGCGTTTCGAACAGCTCGAAGAACGCATGATCTACGCCGCGCGTTTGCGTCCGGCCGAAGCGTTCAACATCAGTCTCAATTCGCTGGTGGCCGCAGGCTCTGACCTGTTGTCGGAAGTGGTTCGCCTCAAGCACAGCGACACCCGCGAAGATATGTACGCGCTCAACGAGCGACTGACCTCCGCGCTGAAGCTGTTTGAAGTGCGCGCGCTGCACAACGGCGCCGAAAGCAGCCAGGTGATGGCCGCCCGTTACGTGCTCTGCACCGTGGTCGACGAAGCCGTCGTGACCACGCCGTGGGGCAACGAAAGCGAGTGGTCGCAGATGAGCCTGCTCAGCAGCTTCCACAACGAAACCTTCGGCGGCGAGAAGTTCTTCCAGCTGCTGGATCGCCTGTCGAAAAACCCGGTCAAGCACCTGCCGATGCTGGAGCTGATGTACCTGTGCCTGTCCCTGGGCTTCGAAGGCAAGTACCGGGTGCAAGCCCGCGGCATGCTCGAGCTCGAAGGTATCCGCGACGCCTTGTATCGCCAGATTCGTCAACTGCGCGGCGACGTGCCTCGCGAACTGTCGCCGCATTGGGAAGGCTTGAACGATCAGCGCCGCAGCCTGGTGCGCATCGTGCCGGCGTGGATGGTGGTGCTGTTCACGTTGGTGTGCCTGGTGGTGATGTATTCGGGTTTTGCCTGGGTATTGGGCGAGCAACGCGAAACCGTTCTGCAACCTTATCAGCAGCTAGATCCGGCCGCGGTCCAGCCGCAGTCGCAGCCGTAA
- the tssM gene encoding type VI secretion system membrane subunit TssM, giving the protein MKKFFKKVGAFLRKTWVWTLLVVLFLALLVWFVGPLLAVDDYKFWEGSTSRLLTISVLFLIWGLTMVFVSWRAGVRKKAIEDTEDGQDRIRREELIDEEQKELKVRFKDALKTLKTSSLYRGRSERWRSDLPWYLLIGPQGSGKTSLLDFSGLEFPINKIDRKLTRDTLGTRHCDWYFADHGVLIDTAGRYLTQPDAEVDGSAWSTLLDLLRKRRRNRPLNGVLVTIPVETLLGGSEQDLDTLARQVRARLQDVHQKLHVDVPVYLVLSKADRLLGFDEFFDQLTREESDQVLGTSFRKEQSGTDVAVLRAEFEELLRRLNSQVIMRMHQERDTQRRGRILDFPHQLGQIGERLCLFVDMAFTGNRYQRVSQLRGFYLTSAPHLTQEMDQTTAGIGANLGINSGVLPTLRSGRSRFIHHLLSRVIFPEADLAGLDKRERSRIHWGQRALYVGALAALALFGMLWAGGFSANYERLENLRTLAQNWTQSRSALTPRDDSMAVLKTLDSSYAATQVFPKKGDVSYHERGGLYQGEESNPVVKAAYERELQAQLLPRVATLLEGQIRANMQDRERLLNSLRAYLMLNMKDRRDAGWLKDWVATEWSQRYTGNTAVQNGLNTHFERLLEQPFIYPLNDQLVAQARQVLRSESLANVVYRMLREQARNLPEYRLSQHMGPQASLFVGTDYVIPGFYTQQGYQQYFSVQGATLVSDMLRDNWVLGEGSGISGMDLRRLMVELEQLYFRDYANFWSEAVGQVALPAISDFSEGAEQLAGLTSANSPVLQLLVEVRENTRFPADAEPVDQAADAAGALADQKGKLGKVGKLASAVADKASDMAAAKNLPDTAKKSLQRRFEPLHRLLDDNNGPAADLTPALTALNDLQLQVASLARASSPEQAAFEMAKTRMGAQRDALSNLRNASNRLPRPVSVWFNVLAEDTWRLVLNDSYQYLNQRYQSELYGFYGKAINKRYPFSAHSTSDVAISDFREFFKAQGIVDRFFDTYMRPFVSGDPGNYRMRSVDGHSLPISKVYLDQMAAAQTIRQSFFAENPAEPQVQFKLEPYTLDPAVSRSEFKFGDKTMEYRHGPILPMAFKWPTDAEDGRTSLVLDKMVGRPIGIEKNTGPWSLFRLFDLMQTEYLNGRDVLVLKADVGGLRANYLLSSQRTPNPFDMGVLRTFRMPVQL; this is encoded by the coding sequence ATGAAAAAGTTTTTCAAGAAAGTCGGCGCATTCTTGCGCAAGACCTGGGTCTGGACCCTGCTGGTGGTGTTGTTCCTCGCGCTGCTGGTGTGGTTCGTCGGGCCGCTGCTGGCCGTAGATGACTACAAGTTCTGGGAAGGTTCGACCTCCCGCCTGCTGACCATCAGTGTGCTGTTCCTGATCTGGGGCCTGACCATGGTCTTCGTCAGCTGGCGCGCGGGTGTTCGCAAGAAAGCCATCGAAGACACCGAAGACGGCCAGGATCGTATCCGCCGTGAAGAGCTGATCGACGAAGAGCAGAAAGAACTGAAAGTGCGTTTCAAGGACGCGCTGAAAACCCTCAAGACTTCGAGCCTGTATCGCGGTCGCAGCGAGCGCTGGCGCAGTGATTTGCCCTGGTACTTGCTGATCGGTCCACAGGGCAGCGGCAAGACCAGTTTGCTGGACTTCTCGGGCCTTGAGTTTCCAATCAACAAGATCGACCGCAAACTGACCCGCGACACCCTCGGCACCCGTCATTGCGACTGGTACTTCGCCGACCATGGCGTCCTGATCGACACCGCTGGCCGTTACCTGACCCAGCCGGATGCCGAAGTCGATGGCAGCGCCTGGAGCACTTTGCTCGACCTGCTGCGCAAGCGTCGCCGCAACCGTCCGTTGAACGGCGTGCTGGTGACCATTCCGGTGGAAACCCTGCTGGGCGGCAGCGAGCAAGACCTCGACACCCTGGCACGCCAGGTCCGTGCGCGTTTGCAGGATGTGCATCAAAAGCTGCACGTCGATGTGCCGGTTTACCTGGTGTTGAGCAAGGCTGATCGCCTGCTCGGCTTCGACGAGTTCTTCGATCAACTGACCCGCGAAGAAAGCGATCAGGTGCTCGGCACCAGTTTCCGCAAAGAGCAAAGCGGCACCGACGTGGCGGTATTGCGCGCCGAGTTCGAAGAGCTGCTGCGTCGCCTGAACAGCCAAGTGATCATGCGCATGCACCAGGAGCGCGACACCCAGCGCCGTGGCCGCATCCTCGACTTCCCGCATCAACTGGGGCAGATCGGCGAGCGCCTGTGCCTGTTCGTCGACATGGCGTTCACCGGCAACCGCTATCAGCGTGTCAGCCAGTTGCGTGGTTTCTACCTGACCAGCGCACCGCACCTGACTCAAGAGATGGACCAGACCACCGCCGGCATCGGCGCCAATCTGGGCATCAACTCTGGCGTGCTGCCGACCCTGCGCAGTGGTCGTTCGCGCTTCATTCACCATTTGCTCAGCCGCGTGATTTTCCCGGAAGCCGATCTGGCTGGCCTGGACAAGCGCGAACGCAGCCGCATCCACTGGGGCCAGCGTGCCTTGTACGTGGGCGCACTGGCGGCGTTGGCACTGTTCGGCATGCTCTGGGCTGGCGGTTTCTCCGCTAACTACGAGCGTCTGGAAAACCTGCGGACCCTGGCACAAAACTGGACCCAATCACGCTCGGCACTGACCCCGCGTGATGATTCCATGGCAGTGCTGAAAACCCTCGACAGCAGCTACGCGGCGACTCAGGTGTTCCCGAAAAAGGGCGACGTGAGTTACCACGAACGTGGCGGTCTGTATCAGGGCGAAGAGTCTAACCCGGTGGTCAAGGCCGCCTACGAGCGTGAGCTTCAAGCGCAGCTGTTGCCACGGGTCGCGACCCTGCTGGAAGGGCAGATCCGCGCCAACATGCAGGACCGCGAGCGCTTGCTCAACAGCCTGCGTGCGTACCTGATGCTGAACATGAAGGATCGCCGCGACGCCGGTTGGCTCAAGGATTGGGTCGCCACCGAGTGGTCCCAGCGTTACACCGGCAACACTGCGGTGCAGAACGGCTTGAACACGCACTTCGAGCGTTTGCTGGAGCAGCCGTTTATCTACCCGCTGAACGATCAACTGGTGGCCCAGGCGCGTCAGGTCTTGCGCAGCGAGTCCCTGGCCAACGTGGTTTACCGGATGCTCCGCGAGCAGGCCCGCAACCTGCCGGAATACCGTTTGAGCCAACACATGGGGCCGCAGGCTTCGTTGTTTGTCGGTACTGACTATGTGATCCCGGGGTTCTACACCCAACAGGGTTATCAGCAGTACTTCTCGGTGCAGGGCGCTACGCTGGTCAGCGATATGCTGCGTGACAACTGGGTGCTGGGCGAAGGCTCGGGCATCAGCGGCATGGACTTGCGTCGCCTGATGGTCGAACTGGAACAACTGTATTTCCGCGACTACGCCAACTTCTGGAGCGAAGCCGTGGGCCAGGTTGCCTTGCCGGCGATCAGCGACTTCAGCGAGGGCGCCGAGCAACTGGCGGGCCTGACCTCGGCCAACTCCCCAGTCCTGCAACTGCTGGTGGAAGTGCGCGAGAACACCCGGTTCCCGGCAGATGCCGAGCCGGTTGATCAAGCCGCTGACGCCGCTGGCGCGCTGGCCGATCAGAAAGGCAAGTTGGGCAAGGTTGGCAAACTGGCGTCCGCCGTGGCGGACAAGGCGTCCGACATGGCCGCCGCCAAGAACCTGCCGGACACCGCGAAGAAATCCCTGCAACGGCGCTTCGAACCACTGCACCGTCTGCTGGATGACAACAACGGCCCGGCTGCTGATCTGACCCCGGCACTGACCGCGCTCAACGACCTGCAACTGCAAGTCGCAAGCCTGGCCCGCGCCAGTTCGCCGGAACAGGCTGCTTTCGAAATGGCCAAGACCCGCATGGGCGCCCAGCGTGATGCGCTGAGCAACTTGCGCAATGCGTCCAACCGTTTGCCGCGTCCAGTCAGTGTCTGGTTCAACGTGTTGGCCGAAGACACCTGGCGTCTGGTGCTCAACGATTCCTACCAGTACCTGAACCAGCGCTACCAAAGCGAGCTGTACGGTTTCTATGGCAAGGCGATCAACAAGCGCTATCCGTTCAGCGCCCACAGCACCAGTGATGTGGCGATCAGCGACTTCCGCGAGTTCTTCAAGGCCCAGGGCATCGTCGATCGCTTCTTCGACACCTACATGCGTCCCTTCGTCAGCGGCGATCCGGGCAACTACCGCATGCGCAGCGTCGATGGTCACAGCCTGCCGATCTCCAAGGTCTACCTCGACCAGATGGCCGCGGCGCAAACCATTCGCCAGAGCTTCTTCGCCGAGAACCCGGCCGAGCCGCAAGTGCAGTTCAAACTGGAGCCGTACACCCTCGACCCGGCCGTCAGCCGTTCCGAGTTCAAGTTTGGCGACAAGACCATGGAATACCGTCACGGTCCGATCCTGCCGATGGCCTTCAAATGGCCGACCGATGCTGAAGACGGTCGCACCAGCCTGGTCCTCGACAAAATGGTCGGTCGCCCGATCGGTATCGAGAAGAACACCGGCCCATGGTCGCTGTTCCGTCTGTTCGACCTGATGCAGACCGAGTACCTGAACGGTCGCGATGTGCTGGTCCTGAAAGCGGACGTGGGTGGCCTGCGCGCCAACTACCTGCTGTCGAGCCAACGCACGCCGAACCCGTTCGACATGGGCGTGCTGCGTACCTTCCGTATGCCGGTGCAACTCTGA
- a CDS encoding PP2C family protein-serine/threonine phosphatase: MLVASPWRSAARTDPGKVRARNEDAFLDAPQHGLWVVADGMGGHQGGDIASQLIVASLAELPVQEDFDERLKGIRQCLHWINRRLGQELTVTAGRHDSIMGSTVVALLVEGSRAACIWAGDSRCYMWRGQRLYQLSKDHSLQQQLIDEQNMSVEDARAHPSAHALTRAVGAADVLTLDVLELEVYPGDTFLLCSDGLYQGLSSDALGNALSLTAPHVALERLFDGALRGSARDNLTAVVIRQ, encoded by the coding sequence ATGCTGGTTGCCAGTCCCTGGCGCAGCGCTGCGCGTACCGATCCGGGCAAGGTTCGGGCGCGCAACGAAGATGCTTTCCTCGACGCTCCACAGCACGGGCTGTGGGTGGTCGCGGACGGCATGGGCGGTCATCAGGGTGGCGACATCGCCAGCCAGTTGATCGTCGCCAGCCTGGCGGAATTGCCGGTGCAGGAAGACTTCGACGAACGACTCAAAGGCATTCGCCAGTGCTTGCACTGGATCAATCGCCGCTTGGGCCAGGAGTTGACCGTCACCGCCGGGCGCCACGACAGCATCATGGGCAGCACCGTGGTGGCGCTGCTGGTGGAAGGCAGTCGCGCGGCCTGCATCTGGGCCGGCGACAGCCGTTGCTATATGTGGCGTGGCCAGCGCTTGTATCAGCTGTCCAAGGACCATTCGCTGCAACAGCAACTGATCGACGAGCAAAACATGAGTGTCGAAGACGCCCGCGCCCATCCATCGGCCCATGCCCTGACCCGTGCGGTCGGGGCGGCCGATGTGCTGACGCTGGACGTGCTCGAACTCGAGGTTTACCCCGGCGATACGTTCCTGTTGTGCAGCGACGGTTTGTACCAAGGGCTCAGCAGCGATGCCCTGGGCAACGCCCTGAGCCTGACCGCGCCGCACGTTGCGCTGGAGCGTCTGTTCGACGGCGCTTTGCGTGGCTCGGCCCGGGACAACCTGACTGCCGTGGTGATCCGCCAATGA
- a CDS encoding serine/threonine-protein kinase, translating into MTELMRPIDDLLVSEEQDNNLTYFAFAKPNPASPALAPTRASVGELPDVLAGRYRIERLLGAGGMGAVYRARDLLSEQFGDPDPYIALKILSEEFAESPDASALLYSEFALTRRLRHDNVLRFHTFEVDTDCQRAFITMELMRGLTLDKLLCERPLGLPWKELRDIALPLLDALAYAHARGVLHGDMKPSNVMLSEEGVRLFDFGLGQAEEGILPGLPHLSRSRFNAWTPGYAAPELLEGQPLTASADVYGVACVLYELAGGKHPFRRLPSTQARDERLERELHAPRNLPKHCWPALRKALTFNAADRTISAAQLRSAMGATSSLLQRLRLRA; encoded by the coding sequence ATGACTGAACTCATGCGACCGATCGACGACCTGCTGGTGAGCGAAGAGCAGGACAACAACCTGACCTACTTCGCGTTCGCCAAGCCCAATCCGGCTTCACCCGCGCTGGCGCCGACCCGGGCCAGCGTCGGTGAATTGCCCGACGTGCTGGCGGGCCGTTACCGCATCGAGCGCCTGCTCGGTGCCGGTGGCATGGGCGCGGTTTACCGCGCACGGGACTTGCTGAGCGAACAGTTCGGCGATCCCGACCCTTACATCGCGCTGAAAATCCTCAGCGAAGAATTTGCCGAATCGCCGGACGCCAGTGCCTTGCTCTACAGCGAGTTCGCCCTGACCCGACGCCTGCGCCACGACAACGTGCTGCGCTTTCACACCTTTGAAGTCGACACCGACTGCCAGCGCGCCTTCATCACCATGGAACTCATGCGTGGGCTGACCCTGGACAAATTACTCTGCGAGCGGCCCCTGGGCCTGCCGTGGAAAGAACTGCGCGACATCGCGCTGCCGCTGCTCGACGCGCTGGCCTACGCCCACGCTCGCGGCGTGCTGCACGGTGACATGAAGCCGAGCAACGTGATGCTCAGCGAAGAAGGCGTGCGCCTGTTCGACTTCGGCCTCGGCCAGGCTGAAGAGGGCATCCTGCCCGGCCTGCCGCACCTGAGCCGCAGCCGCTTCAACGCCTGGACCCCAGGCTACGCCGCCCCGGAATTGCTCGAAGGCCAGCCACTGACCGCCAGCGCTGACGTTTACGGCGTGGCGTGCGTGCTCTACGAACTGGCCGGCGGCAAACACCCGTTCCGCCGCTTGCCTTCGACCCAGGCCCGCGACGAACGCCTGGAGCGCGAACTGCACGCCCCCCGCAATCTACCGAAACACTGCTGGCCAGCCTTGCGCAAAGCGCTGACCTTCAACGCGGCTGATCGAACCATCAGCGCCGCCCAATTACGTAGCGCCATGGGCGCCACTTCGTCTTTGCTGCAACGCCTGCGACTGCGGGCGTAA